Below is a genomic region from Micropterus dolomieu isolate WLL.071019.BEF.003 ecotype Adirondacks linkage group LG16, ASM2129224v1, whole genome shotgun sequence.
GTATAAGACAGTTTAACTATAAGCTATTAAACAATAGTTTCCAGCATGTTTTGGTTCGTGACTGCTTTTAATGAAGTGTGTACTTGCTGGTGATGTGACCCATCATCATTGGTTGACACTGATTTCTCCTATAAACCTCTCAGTTTGATTCATTTGATTGTTTTACTTTAACTTTTAGACCCCAACAAGGGGAAaccattattatattatattattttacaaGAGAATAAAAAGCAACAATTAGGTTAAAGAAATTTGAGCAGCAgaacaatgtttttcttttttcgtGTTCCATTAATTATCTTTTGACCTTGTGGAGGGGTCCTAATCCCTAAATTGGGAACCACTGCTATAGACCCTATAAGCGGCCTTCTCTATCCAGAGGATACGCTCTGTGGTTAGCTTACTGGATGTCTACTATCATTTAGACTAAATACATGTATATTTTGAGACTGGAATGCATGCTGCATAGTGTTTTGCTTGTCCAACAGGTTTCTGCAGTTTCATTCATCCACCTAAAGGGAGATCAAAGCGACAGGTGACAAAGCTTGAATTTAATATCTCACCCGCTGGCCTGCTTTCCATGGGGTTATGCCcttatttattttgcactgGTAGCCTAAATAAAGTGAAGGGTGGGTCAGCTGTGAACTCCAGTCAGTCGtaaaccaaaaataataataatatttttgttgttttattgttctaTAAAAGATAAGTTTGTCACTACTTATTAATAGGTTATATGAATTTAAACAAGATGATTTACCATGTCGGTCTAATGTAGGAAGAAAAAATGAAACTATTTCAGCTGGCTTTCTCAAGCGAGTTCCATAACTAAAATAAGTGTGAAGTCATTTCAGACCTGAagactgaaataaaaagtagAATAAGCTCAGCGTTAATGAATATTGAGTCAGAAATTATTTAGTCTAGAGGGAAATTTGTCAATTACATATTAATAGGGCTGCAGCTacaacgattattttcattattgattaatctggcACTTATTTTCTATAATAAGTGATTTATTGCTTGGTTATAAAACATGGGGAAAtcgttttaaaaatgtatatcaTAAAGCCGAAGgttcaaatgtctttttttgtccaaccaaaAGTCAAGAAAGTATCAATTAACTATGTTATTTGATAAATAACGTGGAACTTGGTATTTGTGGCAATTATATGATTTAATGAAACACTTAAATAACAGACATAGACAGGGTTTAAAATATCTATCTCATCTGCCTTCCTCTTGTCATAATGCAAATGGACATGATATTTGGTTTGCGATAGTTTAGAAAGACCCCTGCAGCACTATGAGTGTGCACTGTACTGTCTCAGCTCAGGCAGCCGGGTTAGGAGTCATGCCCCCAACCCAAGGAAGTGGTAGTGTATCCATGCGTTTAGGAATTACAGTGTGAAACAGTACACTAACAAAACCTCTTCAACTTGTTTCAGCTGGTGTCCatttacagaaaaacacagccaaCAGCTTTGCTGCTCCAAATGGACTTTTACCAAAGAGACAGGTAAGGGACTGGTTTACCTTGCTCTCCCTAttcatgcacagacacacacaaactatttaCTATCATCGATCATTTTCTGTCACTAAAACTTCTGATCTGATTGTCCTTTCACCCTGTTAAAACTCATGCTCAAATTCCATGACAGATAGCCATGAGTTCAATACTTTGCGTGTTTGAGTTGTCCTCTTTTTAATTTTGTACCTGTCCATTATAAAAGAACTACTTGTACTCGTAGATGCATATCAGGCTGCACGTTAAAAATTGTACTCCATCATTTGAATGTAGTCAAATGGTGTGTTGCTGCAGTTTGTTCAGAGCTTCCAGGCTTATCAAATGAATCATTGTGTTCTTACATGTAGTTTGACATTATAGATCATTTGTGACCGTGTTAGCTCTAGGTATATGGAGCCCTCAAACTGACTGTGTAATGTATTTTATCATGTGATTAGTGGTaaaggaaaaatataaaattttagaTTCCTTTTAAACTCTAATTTAAGATGTTTGGATatattcagttatatttttgaCTTGTCTGATAACCTTTTACCACATTTTGCCTGGCTCCACATACAAGAGATGTTGCCAATGTGCTTATTgtagaaagaaaaaatgttgtACATGACAACTTGTGTAAATAGggaattatattatattactatATAATACCCCGGTTTTTTCGTACAGCACAGTTTAAGACAatacatttcaaacatttcatttgtgtAAATTAAATAGTGGAGTTTCTACTGTATGCGGGTGTTCAGTTTTAAATACAatgagaatgaatgtgttttttaatgaattatATAACTCAgtaatcatatatatatatatatatatatatataaatactaaataaagGACTTTAAACTGAAAGAACCAGCTGAAAAAAATATGTGGATTGAATAAAAGTGtggattgtgtttttttttttctcacaggtAAATGGATTGGGCTTCGCTAGCCGCTCTCTTTCAAGCAACAATGTGCAGAGACCATCCAGGAGAGTGGAAGTGTCTCCACCAGAGAGCCCAGTGTTACCTCGCAGTTGCTTCATTTATAATAGTCTCCATTTTGGGACATACTCCCATCCGGGACCCAGTCAGTCGCACATGGGGGGCACTCTGTCAGACCACTCAGTGGTTGCTGATTCATTTCAACGCTATGCCTTCTCAGAGGCACCCCGTGCGACGCGGCCAAGCATGTCCACATCTGCACTCGGGACCTACCGCCAAAGGTCACTTAGACAGACAGTCGCACCACGGCCTGTGCTTGCAAAGGCAGCGTTTCAGAGTGGCAAATATGGCTCTTCCTGGAATCCTAACCAAAGTGTTGtcaaacaggagaaacataCAGTGCAGAGAAATGGTGATATGGTGTTTGGAGCTATCCAGCATGATGAAGGCTTGTCCTGGTTGAGTCAAATGAGGAGGGTGAGTCAGGGTCCCCGGAGACTGAATTCATACCCACCCTCGGTCGCCAGCATGGAGGTGGACATGGGGAGGCAGATGGAAGTAGAACTCCCCACTCAGCAGATACAGGCACACAATGTCATGACACTGTAagattatgtgtttgtttgtgtcctgTAATGTCTGATTCAGGCCATGAACTGCATTTTGAGACATTTGGGGGGGGTTTTTTTGCATTCATGGCTGTCTTCTCACACAGGAAGTCAGAGAAGAAGCCCCCAGAGATGACGTTAGAGAGGGCCGTGAACCTGCTGACCCAGGATAATGACGAAACCCTGATCTGTGCAGCCAGCCACATACAGAGTCAATGTTTCAAGAGTGCAGATGCTAAAAAGATGGTATGTTTTATCATATGCATTGTCTGGGATCATTTTGCAGTGATTTCAAAGTTTTCATTTGTGGCACTTATTGCAACATATTACCACATCTTATCACTCTAGATAATGTCTGTAGTAGGTTTTACTGCAACATTTCAACAGACACAAGTCATGTTAAGTGGGGTTGAAATGTGTCTTTTGCATATGACCCACCctactatttatttaaataaagtgtattattatcatttgtAGTGTATCCAAAccgtttttaaacaaaatagtCCAAGCCTGATTTGAAATATAagattttaagtattttttctcCTCAAACCCTAGCTCAATCACATAACAACAGACATCTCAGACACACTTTAAATGTTGTAGATTCAGAGCATTTAGAAGGAACAATAAAATTGGGAAACAGCAGTGTTATCTTTCATGTTGTCAATGAATTAATACGTGACATTTGAATGGCACGGCTTATTTAgattctgtgtctgtctgccaaTGAATCTGTCAATCAATAATCCACTCTTGTTCCCAGGTATACTATCTCCGTGGGATTGGAAAGCTCCTGCAGCTTCTTAGCATCGACAATGAGGAAGTGCAGCGTGTCGCAGCTGGGGCACTACGCAATGTAGTTTACCAGAGCAGCGAAAACAAGATGGAGGTGAAGGAAAATGACGGCCTGGCCACCATTTTGCATGCACTGAAGAGCAGCCGAGATGTGGAGACCAGAAGGGAACTTACTGGTCAGCTATTTACTTACCTACATAAAGAGGATCTCGACAAtgtttaaaaccacattttCTACTTTTGATTGCTGCACTATTTGGTAATACTGTCACCCCGACTGTACTTGTTTTATATACACATGCTGACTTTAAGGGTGGCACTGTAGGGGTTTTAAATATAGACCTAGTTTAGCAAAACATTTGACATAAAGCTCTttgcaaataaaaaagtaaatttccATCTCACTCCTAGGTCTTTTGTGGAACCTCTCCTCTCATGACCTTTTGAAGGAGCGCTTCTCAAGAGAGGCGTTATCAGTCCTCACCCAGTCAGTCCTGGTGCCCAGTTCTGGCATTTCTGAAGGGGAAAACCCAAAAGACGAGCTCCTAGCTGATGCTGATGTTTTCTACAGTGCTACTGGCTGCCTGCGGTAAGCTTCTTTTGTTAGCTTTAAAACGAGATACTCAGAGGGCTTGTGGCGTGTTGATTATAGAAAAGTAAACAGACACATTACTGGAGTTAGATAATCAGCTCGTACCAAACTAAATATGGCATTTGAGAATGTCTACAACAATAGGCATGTGCTTTGCTGgacattaaatacataaaaattgATTTCACTTTATCACCAACGACCACAAAGTCATACTTTGTGATCAGTATGGAACAGAATGGcacatttggaaaaaaaaactggtgGAAAAAGTTAAAGAGTTTACAGTCTATCAGCAGTAAAAAAGATCCACAGTAGAATTATTGTTTGGTAATTGTGCAGAATAAGGCAATACTTGATGATATTACAAAGGGCAAGAGTTTACAGATGGCTGAACTACAATTCAGTGTCAGGCTGTGCGTAAACAACAAGGTATTAACAAGGTGTTAACTGTTGCTTCAGCTTTATTGTGCTACAATAATAAGCAAGAAATACTGACAAGGATTTCTGTGGAAAGGACTATTAGTCATTTTGATTTCCAATTAATCTTGGTGgcaaactcccaataaaaggaatttaaagaAGGAAACAAACAGGACAGTAACTTGATGATGCAGTAAAGAAATATTCAGTGTCTTCAGTTTCAGTTATCAGTCATCTTAACAAtgagagtctacagccatgcttgTAGCTTTGTAGCCTacttaagctaaatgctaacatcattATTCAAACATGCTCACAGTATTGCAGGTTTATATTCACCATTTTTGTTTAGCCTGTTAGCATTCTAACATTTGCTAGTGAGCACTAATCACACAGTACTGGagaagctgatgggaatgtcattagtttagcAGGAATTTGCTTATAAACCAGAGTAATTAACTTATTGAAATTCCaatagttgtcaagacatttatttaaaaccacaaaaaacTGCTGGTGGTGCAAGAGCAAAAGTCAGCGGATTACCAAAGTCATGACAATAGGGGAGAACAGGGTTGGGTTTCACATTcattaaggcaaggcaagtttatttgtatagcacatttcaacaacaagggaattcaaagtgctttacataaaacataaaagcaacatagggaaagtgaaaaaaaacacattaaaatataatttttagaaagggtaaaatagaaaaacaggataaaattaattttaaagagttaaataggaaataaaaacagggtaaaacaggactgTAAAAGTCACAGTGCATTGTACAATATTGATCTGCAgccttacatttgatttaattaaaggcagtggttaaaagaaaagtcttcagtcttaatttaaaagaaccgactgtttcagcagacctgcagttatctgggagtttgttctaGATATATGGAGCAGAAAAACTGaaagctgcttctccttgtttagtttagACTCAGAAAGGAATCGGAAAGcaggccctaaaccatttagtgctttataaactaacagcaggattttaaaatcaattctttgacatacaggaagccagtgtaaagacctgagaactggagtgatgtgatccacttttttggtcttagtgaggatgaaagcagcagcgttctgaatcagctgcagctgtctgatggattttttAGGGAGCCATGTGaaaacactgttacagtagtcaaatCGActaaagataaatgcatggacaagtttttccaggtcctgctgagacataagtcctttaatccttgaaatattcttcaggtgatagtaggctgactttgtaattgtcttaatgtggctgcttAAATTCAGGtttgagtccatgactacaccaagatttctggcttggtctGTGGTTTTTAATATTAccgattgaagctgagcactgactttcagtCGTTCTTAttaaacaataacttcagttttatgagtaAAATTAATGTACTTGACAATTGCAACTGCCGCAGCTTCCTCTACCgccattttatttgaaaataagatGATGCTCCATCCTCTTCCGCTACGTAGCCAAGATGGAAACCATTGAGGGTGAAAAGTGTCCAGTGTTCCACGCTCACCTTTTTGACCGTTAAGAGTTTTCCATCCGGGTACTCATTTTGCCATACTTGTCAGTGTGAACGCACCTATGCACTCATAACAGTATGTGTTAGTATGGAAGGGcgcgaattgagacacagcaacCCCACGATGAGAATGATTGTCACAAGTGCACAAGACGTATTTGACAGTCCATATCTTTTGAAGTTGAACTGAATAAGCTTAAGGAGAGTCAGGTTACTCCATTTCGAGTTGAGACCTCCATTACTCATTGAAAGggaatatattatatattcagTTTTTGAGGGATTCAAATGAAAGTATAAAGTGTGGCGAAAAGCCTCATTCTCCACTACATCTAGCTAGCGTGGCTAAAAACAACAAGACTAATACTGCTTCTATTTAAGCCTAGTCACAAAAAAATCATAAGTAATCCCTATCCGATTTTTTATACAAGTTCTCTACTGCCATGGTATTGTGGAAAACTACAATTTAAATGTTGTGGTCTAAGATTATGTATCATATTGTTGGCTTAGTTGTTAAGACATATATCATCTCTCTGTTTACCAAGCAGGAGATATCAGAAGTACTACTCCCTTGGCAACTATAGCCAAATCAAATGAGAGAAGACTGAATTATTCATTGggctctctcttctctccgcTCTGCTGTTATCATGTTCTCCTAATCATGTTCTCAAACCTTTTGAGCTCCCTGTGGATGAGAAAAATGATGAGTTCCTCTCCAATTTAAATTTCATCACAGCACAA
It encodes:
- the pkp2 gene encoding plakophilin-2, with protein sequence MEEVFFKSALPAQDSFVLDDTSLALPAEPSPRSSTKLNSNDRSLRVHQQVQLTLSRKARKPASNAGVHLQKNTANSFAAPNGLLPKRQVNGLGFASRSLSSNNVQRPSRRVEVSPPESPVLPRSCFIYNSLHFGTYSHPGPSQSHMGGTLSDHSVVADSFQRYAFSEAPRATRPSMSTSALGTYRQRSLRQTVAPRPVLAKAAFQSGKYGSSWNPNQSVVKQEKHTVQRNGDMVFGAIQHDEGLSWLSQMRRVSQGPRRLNSYPPSVASMEVDMGRQMEVELPTQQIQAHNVMTLKSEKKPPEMTLERAVNLLTQDNDETLICAASHIQSQCFKSADAKKMVYYLRGIGKLLQLLSIDNEEVQRVAAGALRNVVYQSSENKMEVKENDGLATILHALKSSRDVETRRELTGLLWNLSSHDLLKERFSREALSVLTQSVLVPSSGISEGENPKDELLADADVFYSATGCLRNLSSAGPHSRKAMRECENLIDSLVYYIRGSIADYKTDDKSTENCVCILHNLSYQIEAELPNQYIRDVRESRQNLVPVGCFAYRSAKITEHLEQQCSLLEEKANPRGIEWLWSTITIRMYLSLMARSVRHYTQEAAIGALQNITAGNGVVTEAIALTIVQRENGLQHVKKMLEEGESDVRRTAISLIKNFSRYQKLHPDIVKQVLPEVVGMLPNNDTGTDLPTEVTVSLCQILINLSQSNMQHVRAIVNQRALPKIINISSKDNGHGPTREGQAACVLLHTMWNHSDLHGAYKKCGYRKADFINARTTKAVNSV